In Ruania zhangjianzhongii, the following proteins share a genomic window:
- a CDS encoding class I SAM-dependent methyltransferase: MSDALTGGPCRFCGAPLTRTFADLGMSPLCESFVPADQVNAMEPFYPLHTWVCDQCFLVQLQEYVTREEIFTEYAYFSSYSDAWLEHARTYVETMITERRLGPDSLVVELASNDGYLLQYFVQAGVPVLGIEPAANVAKVAVDERDVPTLVEFFDEQLARRLVAEGTAADLIAGNNVLAQVPDLNTFVAGMKLLLAPGGLITIEFPHLLRLMEENQFDTIYHEHFSYFSLVTAERIFAAHGLVIHDVEELWTHGGSLRIHATHAGADAPALSKRLLELRQRELDAGLERPETYELFAEQVRETKRKLLEFLIGVKRDGAQVVGYGAPGKGNTLLNYCGIGTDFLDYTVDRNPYKHGRYTPGTHIPIHEPGRIAETKPDYVLILPWNLTGEIVAQLDYIKEWGGRCVVPIPEAAIVDWPAEGSLR, translated from the coding sequence ATGTCCGATGCGCTGACCGGCGGCCCGTGCCGCTTCTGCGGGGCACCGCTGACCCGCACCTTCGCCGACCTCGGCATGTCCCCGCTGTGCGAGAGCTTCGTACCAGCGGACCAGGTCAACGCGATGGAGCCGTTCTACCCTCTGCACACCTGGGTGTGCGACCAGTGCTTCCTGGTGCAGTTGCAGGAGTACGTGACCCGAGAGGAGATCTTCACCGAGTACGCCTACTTCTCCTCCTACTCCGACGCCTGGCTGGAGCACGCCCGGACCTACGTCGAGACGATGATCACTGAACGACGTCTCGGCCCGGACAGCCTGGTGGTGGAGCTCGCCAGCAACGACGGGTACCTCCTCCAGTACTTCGTGCAGGCCGGCGTGCCCGTCCTCGGGATCGAGCCGGCCGCGAACGTCGCCAAGGTTGCCGTCGACGAGCGTGACGTGCCGACCCTGGTCGAGTTCTTCGACGAACAGCTGGCGCGGCGACTGGTGGCCGAGGGTACTGCGGCGGACCTGATCGCCGGCAACAACGTGCTCGCGCAGGTGCCGGACCTGAACACCTTCGTCGCCGGGATGAAGCTCCTCCTCGCACCCGGTGGACTGATCACCATCGAGTTCCCCCACCTGCTGCGGCTGATGGAGGAGAACCAGTTCGACACGATCTACCACGAGCACTTCTCCTACTTCTCGCTGGTGACCGCGGAGCGGATCTTCGCAGCGCACGGGCTGGTCATCCACGATGTCGAGGAGCTGTGGACCCACGGTGGCTCGCTGAGGATCCACGCCACCCACGCCGGCGCGGATGCACCGGCACTGAGCAAACGCCTGCTGGAGCTGCGCCAACGTGAACTGGATGCGGGCCTGGAACGGCCGGAGACCTACGAGCTGTTCGCCGAGCAGGTCCGCGAGACCAAGCGCAAGCTGCTCGAGTTCCTCATCGGCGTCAAGCGGGACGGTGCGCAGGTCGTCGGCTACGGGGCTCCCGGCAAGGGCAACACCCTGCTCAACTACTGCGGGATCGGCACCGATTTCCTCGACTACACCGTGGACCGGAATCCGTACAAGCACGGCCGCTACACCCCCGGCACCCACATCCCGATCCACGAACCGGGCCGGATCGCGGAGACGAAGCCCGACTATGTGCTGATCCTGCCGTGGAACCTCACCGGCGAGATCGTCGCACAGCTGGACTACATCAAGGAGTGGGGCGGCAGATGCGTCGTGCCGATCCCGGAGGCCGCGATCGTCGACTGGCCGGCCGAAGGGAGTCTGCGATGA
- a CDS encoding sugar phosphate nucleotidyltransferase: protein MKVVLFAGGMGMRMREFSESVPKPMVPIGSRPIIWHLMKYYAHYGHTEFIVCLGYKGEVIKEYFLHYKEWLSNDFVLSGGGREITMLHTDAQDWKITFVDTGLTTNIGQRMVKVKDFLGDDTEFLANYSDGLSSVPLPALIDHAHAHDAIATFLCTKPSQTFHIVNFDDEDPHVTGISESSGADMWVNAGFFVLRREVFDYIGPGEELVYEPFGRLLEARQLVGYKYEGFWAGMDTFKDRQEMDEMNARGRAPWKVWEQDPAASA, encoded by the coding sequence ATGAAGGTGGTGTTGTTCGCCGGCGGCATGGGGATGCGGATGCGTGAGTTCTCCGAGTCCGTTCCTAAACCGATGGTGCCGATCGGATCGCGCCCGATCATCTGGCACCTGATGAAGTACTACGCCCACTACGGGCACACGGAGTTCATTGTGTGCCTCGGCTACAAGGGTGAGGTCATCAAGGAGTACTTCCTCCACTACAAGGAATGGCTCAGCAACGACTTCGTGCTCTCCGGTGGTGGCCGCGAGATCACCATGCTGCACACCGATGCCCAGGACTGGAAGATCACGTTCGTGGATACCGGGCTGACCACCAACATCGGCCAGCGGATGGTGAAGGTCAAGGACTTCCTCGGCGACGACACCGAGTTCCTCGCCAACTACAGCGATGGACTCTCCAGCGTCCCGCTGCCCGCGCTGATCGACCACGCGCACGCACACGACGCCATCGCGACCTTCCTGTGCACCAAACCGAGCCAGACGTTCCACATCGTGAATTTCGACGACGAGGACCCGCACGTGACCGGGATCAGTGAGTCCAGCGGTGCCGACATGTGGGTCAACGCCGGCTTCTTCGTGCTGCGCCGGGAAGTCTTCGACTACATCGGTCCCGGTGAGGAACTCGTCTACGAGCCGTTCGGCCGGCTTCTCGAGGCTCGCCAGTTGGTGGGCTATAAGTACGAGGGCTTCTGGGCCGGAATGGACACGTTCAAAGACCGCCAGGAGATGGACGAGATGAACGCCCGCGGCCGGGCGCCGTGGAAGGTCTGGGAGCAGGACCCGGCGGCGTCAGCATGA
- a CDS encoding PIG-L deacetylase family protein — MISLDLGIDESEPLRVLALGAHCDDVEIGCGGTLSRLAQRAGGLEVRYEVFSSTPQRAEEARAAATDLLSLARSVSIWVGEYRESYFPYVGDAIKDRFELIKAEFDPHLVLTHQRHDRHQDHRTISDLTWNTFRDHLILEYEIPKWDGDMGAPQVFVPLSAEDVATKLRVLGEHYASQFAKPWYDDDTFRGLMRLRGMECHAPGRYAEAFYSRKAVLLGGDAP; from the coding sequence ATGATCTCGCTCGACCTCGGGATCGATGAGTCTGAACCGTTGCGCGTGCTCGCGCTCGGCGCCCACTGCGACGATGTGGAGATCGGCTGCGGCGGGACGCTCAGCAGACTGGCCCAGCGAGCCGGAGGGCTCGAGGTCCGGTACGAAGTGTTCTCCTCCACCCCTCAGCGCGCCGAGGAGGCACGCGCGGCGGCGACCGATCTGCTGAGCCTCGCCCGCTCCGTCAGCATCTGGGTGGGGGAGTACCGGGAGTCGTACTTCCCGTATGTCGGGGATGCGATCAAGGACCGATTTGAGCTGATCAAGGCCGAGTTCGACCCCCACCTCGTGCTGACCCATCAACGCCACGACCGACACCAGGATCACCGGACGATCTCGGACCTGACCTGGAACACCTTCCGGGACCACCTGATCCTCGAGTACGAGATCCCGAAGTGGGACGGCGATATGGGAGCCCCCCAAGTGTTTGTGCCGCTCTCGGCGGAGGATGTGGCCACCAAGCTGCGGGTCCTGGGTGAGCACTACGCCTCGCAGTTCGCGAAGCCCTGGTACGACGACGACACCTTCCGCGGGCTCATGCGCCTACGCGGAATGGAATGCCACGCGCCCGGCCGTTACGCCGAGGCGTTCTACAGCCGCAAGGCAGTACTACTCGGAGGAGACGCGCCGTGA
- a CDS encoding NAD-dependent epimerase/dehydratase family protein, which yields MKVLVTGHNGYIGQVMVPLLRAAGHDVVGLDTFYYEGCQFDAEVSPTDVIRKDMRDVKPTDLEGIDAVIALAALSNDALGDLRPQLTYDINHLATVQLAESAKQAGVDRFLFSSSCSLYGAAGDEHLTEAAGFNPLTPYGESKIKVEQDLTHLADETFSPVYLRNATAYGVSPSLRADLMVNNLVGYAITTGKVLIKSDGMPWRPLIHIEDISRAFLAALEAPREVVHDRAFNVGVTSENYRVKEVAEIVEQVVPGSVVEYAPGASPDARNYRVDFSRIAAELPGFQAKWTVPAGVAELYRAYQDHGLTAEEFTSAKYLRIRTVLDHKEAGRLDEELRWR from the coding sequence GTGAAGGTCTTGGTCACCGGCCACAATGGCTACATCGGACAGGTGATGGTGCCGCTGCTGCGCGCGGCCGGTCATGACGTGGTGGGGTTGGATACCTTCTACTACGAGGGCTGCCAGTTCGATGCCGAGGTCAGCCCGACGGATGTCATCCGCAAGGACATGCGCGACGTGAAACCGACCGACCTCGAGGGGATCGACGCGGTGATCGCCCTGGCCGCGTTGTCCAACGATGCACTGGGGGACCTGCGCCCGCAGTTGACCTACGACATCAACCACCTCGCCACTGTGCAGCTGGCCGAATCCGCGAAGCAGGCAGGGGTCGACCGGTTTCTCTTCTCCTCCTCCTGCAGCCTGTACGGTGCCGCTGGCGACGAACACCTCACCGAGGCGGCCGGGTTCAACCCCCTGACTCCCTATGGGGAGTCGAAGATCAAGGTCGAACAGGACCTGACCCATCTCGCCGACGAGACGTTCAGTCCGGTCTACCTTCGCAATGCCACGGCCTATGGCGTCTCACCGAGCCTGCGGGCGGATCTGATGGTGAACAACCTCGTCGGCTACGCGATCACCACCGGCAAGGTGCTGATCAAGTCCGACGGCATGCCGTGGCGGCCACTGATCCACATCGAGGACATCTCCCGCGCGTTCCTGGCCGCACTCGAGGCGCCGCGCGAGGTGGTGCATGATCGGGCCTTCAACGTGGGCGTGACGTCGGAGAACTACCGGGTCAAGGAAGTCGCCGAGATCGTCGAGCAGGTGGTACCGGGATCGGTCGTGGAGTACGCGCCCGGGGCCAGCCCGGACGCGCGCAACTACCGGGTGGACTTCTCCAGGATCGCCGCAGAGCTGCCGGGCTTTCAAGCGAAGTGGACGGTGCCAGCCGGGGTCGCGGAGCTCTACCGTGCCTACCAGGACCACGGGCTCACCGCGGAAGAATTCACCTCGGCCAAGTACCTGCGGATCCGGACGGTCCTCGACCACAAGGAAGCCGGGCGTCTCGATGAGGAGCTGCGCTGGCGTTGA
- a CDS encoding fibronectin type III domain-containing protein, producing the protein MEQDASNWLRFDVFSSGGVVRAFAGATTNGSSKMRFNQVLPVQPSDSVVVGVSRAGNVWTMTVAVDGGSPQVIGTFSQALTVGAVGPFAANAGSNPAEYTALVDFVFDRANPIVPEDGGAGPAPDPDPDPDPDPDPEPDPDPDPEPEPDVTAPVVSAVEASPTSSSAVISWSTDEETTGAVAFGETTSYGSTRTSSGSGTSHSATLTGLAAETTYHYRVTATDTSGNTTVTGDGVFTTPASSVAIDVWYGPDQSFGSPARPQERVNIVGSVSNSASVTSLTYSVNGGSARGLSIGPDNRRLAAPGDFNADIPYTDLNTGQNVVTISALGSDGSSATQTVNVTVYAAEALSLPYATDWSASEPLQLQAQSVDGLWQTGNGSVSTVQLGYDRILAVGDSSWTDYEVTVPMTLHAFGPGAGQYLSGAAMIGIGLRWQGHTRVQGEPLPYGWYPAGAYSWYRFHDNGPRWELFGNHNTPVDRGRRNAIDFGPGDTYIMRVRAESLPSGGATYSMKMWEQGTAEPTSWMGTITDDDSVPSGSVVLIAHHVDATFGNVTVTPVP; encoded by the coding sequence GTGGAGCAGGATGCTTCGAACTGGTTGCGGTTCGATGTTTTCTCCAGTGGTGGGGTGGTGCGGGCGTTTGCGGGGGCGACGACGAATGGGTCGTCGAAGATGCGGTTCAATCAGGTGTTGCCGGTTCAGCCTTCGGACTCTGTGGTGGTGGGGGTGAGTCGGGCGGGGAATGTCTGGACGATGACGGTGGCGGTTGATGGTGGTTCGCCGCAGGTGATTGGCACGTTCTCGCAGGCGTTGACGGTCGGTGCGGTGGGCCCGTTCGCGGCGAATGCGGGGTCGAACCCTGCTGAGTACACGGCGTTGGTGGATTTTGTGTTCGATCGGGCGAACCCGATTGTTCCTGAGGATGGTGGCGCTGGTCCTGCACCGGACCCGGATCCAGATCCCGATCCTGATCCTGACCCGGAGCCTGATCCTGATCCTGACCCGGAGCCTGAGCCGGATGTGACGGCGCCGGTGGTCAGCGCTGTGGAGGCGTCGCCGACGTCGTCGTCGGCGGTGATCTCGTGGTCCACGGATGAGGAGACCACCGGGGCGGTGGCTTTCGGGGAGACCACGTCCTACGGGAGTACGAGGACGTCGTCGGGATCGGGTACGTCGCACTCGGCGACCCTGACCGGACTAGCCGCAGAGACCACTTATCACTACCGCGTCACCGCCACCGACACCAGCGGCAACACCACGGTGACGGGGGACGGTGTGTTCACGACGCCGGCATCGTCCGTGGCCATCGATGTCTGGTACGGCCCTGACCAGTCGTTCGGGTCCCCGGCGCGGCCACAGGAACGCGTCAACATCGTCGGGTCGGTCAGTAACTCGGCGAGCGTGACCTCCCTGACCTACAGCGTCAACGGTGGATCGGCGCGGGGCCTGTCGATCGGGCCCGACAACCGGAGGTTGGCCGCACCCGGAGACTTCAACGCCGACATCCCGTACACCGACCTGAACACCGGGCAGAATGTCGTCACCATCAGTGCCCTCGGCTCGGACGGATCGTCCGCGACCCAAACGGTCAACGTGACTGTGTACGCCGCTGAGGCATTGTCTCTGCCCTACGCCACCGACTGGTCCGCCAGCGAACCGCTGCAGCTGCAGGCGCAATCGGTGGACGGCCTCTGGCAGACAGGCAACGGGTCGGTGAGCACGGTCCAGCTCGGTTATGACCGGATCCTCGCGGTCGGCGACTCGTCGTGGACGGACTACGAGGTCACGGTGCCGATGACCCTGCACGCCTTCGGACCCGGGGCGGGGCAATATCTCTCCGGTGCGGCCATGATCGGCATCGGTCTCCGATGGCAGGGACACACTCGGGTCCAGGGTGAGCCGCTGCCATACGGCTGGTACCCGGCCGGCGCCTACTCCTGGTACCGGTTCCACGACAATGGGCCACGCTGGGAACTCTTCGGCAACCACAACACCCCAGTCGATCGGGGTCGGCGGAACGCTATCGACTTTGGCCCCGGCGATACCTACATCATGCGTGTCCGAGCTGAGTCGCTGCCCTCTGGCGGTGCTACCTACTCGATGAAGATGTGGGAGCAGGGTACTGCGGAGCCGACGTCGTGGATGGGCACGATCACCGACGACGATTCGGTCCCCAGCGGGTCGGTCGTCTTGATCGCTCATCACGTGGACGCCACGTTCGGGAACGTCACCGTGACGCCGGTGCCCTAG
- a CDS encoding glycosyltransferase family 2 protein, which translates to MSTPRLTIGLPVYNGEAYLAETLESLLAQDFEDFELVVSDNASTDATVSIVESFAERDARVRLVRNDRNRGAAYNYNRLVADSDAELFKWSGYDDLLEPGYVRSCVAALDANPAAVIAFAQATIIDGAGRRIRPYAEKLDVVASTPWRRVASFAWRFNLCNACFGVMRRETMASTGLIRPYMSSDVTFLAEMAALGSFALVDERLFLRRVHESSSRQGHTTAAEVARWFDPASRSAPSFVRLKLLGRTTGALATGAAPIPDRLGAAAGFAAAYSARRARIAAGGLRARFRGTAAAPAELIHEVDGKVS; encoded by the coding sequence GTGAGTACCCCCCGGCTCACCATCGGCCTGCCCGTGTACAACGGCGAGGCCTACCTGGCGGAGACGCTGGAGAGCCTCCTCGCGCAGGATTTCGAGGACTTCGAGCTGGTCGTCTCGGACAATGCGTCCACCGATGCCACCGTCAGCATCGTCGAGTCGTTCGCTGAACGGGATGCGCGGGTCCGGCTCGTCCGGAATGACCGGAACAGGGGAGCGGCCTACAACTACAACCGTCTCGTCGCAGACTCAGACGCCGAACTCTTCAAGTGGTCCGGCTACGACGATCTTCTCGAACCGGGCTACGTGCGTTCCTGTGTGGCGGCTTTGGATGCGAACCCGGCGGCCGTGATTGCGTTCGCACAAGCGACGATCATCGACGGTGCTGGCCGGCGAATCCGTCCCTATGCGGAGAAGCTGGACGTCGTCGCCTCGACACCATGGCGCCGCGTTGCGTCCTTTGCCTGGCGGTTCAATCTCTGCAATGCCTGCTTCGGGGTGATGCGGCGAGAGACGATGGCCAGCACTGGCCTGATTCGGCCGTACATGTCATCCGACGTGACTTTCTTGGCGGAGATGGCGGCGCTCGGTTCGTTCGCACTGGTCGATGAGCGGCTGTTCCTGCGCCGGGTCCACGAGAGTTCTTCGCGGCAGGGCCACACCACTGCGGCGGAAGTGGCCAGGTGGTTCGATCCAGCCTCGCGGAGCGCGCCATCGTTCGTCCGGCTCAAGCTGCTCGGACGCACTACCGGAGCTCTGGCAACGGGGGCAGCACCGATCCCTGATCGGCTCGGTGCTGCTGCCGGATTTGCCGCTGCCTACTCGGCTCGCCGAGCCCGGATAGCGGCGGGCGGACTGCGCGCCAGGTTCCGCGGTACGGCGGCCGCCCCGGCCGAGCTCATCCACGAAGTGGACGGGAAAGTCTCATGA
- a CDS encoding class I SAM-dependent methyltransferase produces MRGTEVVIGSIDDVGGCPACGAAAPEPFHLGEPVPVNSCLLLRDRAAAVDFPQGELALALCPACGLIWNGQFDPALTTYSQDYEETQGFSPTFQAFIRELATDWTERYSLSGGTVVEIGCGKGEFLVEMTRAGVGTAIGIDPGVQPSRVADDVPITWIQGLFPQDLPELRADAIVCRHTLEHIAPVREFLTSIRAAITEPDRTVLLFEVPDVLRVLDEVAFWDVYYEHSSYFSAGSVGRLFRAAGFEVLRIERAYSDQTLLVEARPAIGGLAGVLPIEESPAELAEAAGRFARGHQAMVEHWRDRIQAVEAGGGRTVIWGGGSKGVAFLAALGAHSDLVAGVVDINPFKQNQYMAGTGHRVLAPKELTTVEPALVIVMNGAYRTEIGNELADLGLTPIVEAL; encoded by the coding sequence ATGAGGGGCACCGAAGTGGTCATCGGGAGCATCGATGACGTCGGTGGCTGCCCCGCCTGCGGCGCCGCAGCTCCCGAGCCGTTCCACCTGGGCGAACCCGTACCCGTGAACAGCTGCCTGCTCCTGCGAGACCGGGCCGCCGCCGTCGACTTTCCGCAGGGGGAGCTCGCGCTCGCCCTGTGCCCGGCGTGCGGACTCATCTGGAACGGCCAGTTCGACCCGGCGCTCACGACGTATTCGCAAGACTACGAGGAGACCCAAGGGTTCTCACCGACCTTCCAGGCGTTCATCCGCGAGCTCGCCACCGACTGGACCGAGAGGTACTCGCTCAGCGGTGGGACCGTCGTCGAGATCGGCTGCGGCAAGGGGGAGTTCCTGGTGGAGATGACCCGCGCCGGCGTCGGTACCGCGATCGGAATCGACCCGGGCGTGCAGCCCTCCCGGGTTGCCGACGACGTACCGATCACCTGGATCCAAGGGCTCTTCCCGCAGGACCTGCCCGAGCTGCGCGCGGACGCCATCGTCTGCCGCCACACGCTGGAACACATCGCCCCGGTCCGAGAGTTCCTGACCTCGATCCGGGCAGCGATCACCGAGCCGGACCGTACCGTGCTCCTGTTCGAGGTCCCCGATGTGCTCCGGGTCCTCGACGAGGTGGCGTTCTGGGACGTGTATTACGAGCACAGCTCCTACTTCTCTGCCGGTTCGGTGGGCCGGCTGTTCCGGGCGGCCGGCTTCGAGGTGCTCCGCATCGAGCGGGCGTACTCCGACCAGACACTGCTCGTCGAGGCTCGGCCCGCGATCGGTGGTCTAGCAGGGGTGCTCCCGATCGAGGAGAGCCCGGCCGAGCTGGCCGAAGCCGCCGGGCGATTCGCGCGCGGTCATCAGGCGATGGTGGAGCACTGGCGGGACCGGATCCAGGCCGTCGAGGCCGGCGGTGGCCGAACCGTCATCTGGGGCGGAGGTTCCAAAGGGGTGGCATTTCTGGCCGCGCTCGGTGCGCACTCCGACCTCGTGGCCGGAGTGGTCGACATCAACCCGTTCAAGCAGAACCAGTACATGGCCGGTACCGGTCACCGGGTGCTGGCACCGAAAGAGCTGACCACTGTTGAACCCGCGCTGGTGATCGTGATGAACGGGGCCTATCGCACCGAGATCGGCAACGAGCTCGCCGACCTCGGACTCACTCCGATCGTGGAAGCGTTGTGA
- a CDS encoding oligosaccharide flippase family protein has translation MSATKGSMAERAPETSLRRATSWSYALSLGKMAISLSLAFVLAALLGPRAFGVIAMALVFINFVEMLQQQGLMPAIVSRKVLTDRHADTAFWLVTAVGLACTIAAVVIAPWWADLNGLPELAPVIRVLALTVPLTSTVVIHEALLRRNLAFKKLTVRTWVSLVAGGIAGVLGAVFGLGVWALVLQQVVTSVVVVIVLWTVSPWRPRFRVDRVAARELWSYSTRAASSSLGLFIGGRVDVLLTGLFFGPVVVGLYRLAQRLTSTAVDVTARGMQAVALPGLSGIQDDSTAFATRLLKMQRITSMLALPLLGLLAGAASPLEKILGQEWEGTATAIQLLAIMQAFTAISLLLGPALQARNRPGTLSIVIWISSGLKVLALAAAAWLAGGSGGLIVLCVAMITATAMSSILIVAVAARVLGVRLADMMSAWVPGGVGALVAVVVTGGVVWVLSLAPLLELVIAGAAGGLTAGLVVLAVSPELRDVVAVARERLRRRPAEVRTSRGRMDQDASAVEQP, from the coding sequence GTGAGCGCGACGAAGGGCTCCATGGCAGAGCGTGCGCCGGAGACTTCGTTGCGGCGGGCGACCAGTTGGTCCTACGCCCTCTCGTTGGGGAAGATGGCGATCAGCCTGAGCCTCGCTTTCGTACTGGCTGCGCTCCTCGGCCCGCGGGCATTTGGCGTCATCGCGATGGCGTTGGTATTTATCAACTTTGTCGAGATGCTGCAGCAGCAGGGCCTCATGCCGGCGATCGTGTCGAGGAAAGTGCTCACCGATCGGCATGCCGACACCGCGTTCTGGCTGGTAACTGCCGTAGGACTGGCGTGCACCATTGCCGCGGTCGTGATCGCTCCGTGGTGGGCTGACCTCAATGGCCTGCCTGAACTTGCGCCGGTGATCCGAGTCCTCGCTCTGACGGTCCCGCTGACCTCAACTGTGGTCATCCATGAGGCCCTCCTGCGGCGCAACCTCGCCTTCAAGAAGCTGACGGTGCGGACCTGGGTGTCGCTGGTTGCCGGCGGGATCGCTGGGGTCCTTGGGGCAGTTTTCGGCCTAGGGGTGTGGGCCCTGGTGCTTCAGCAGGTTGTCACGTCGGTCGTGGTGGTGATCGTTCTCTGGACGGTCTCGCCGTGGCGGCCGCGGTTTCGGGTTGACCGCGTGGCGGCCCGCGAGCTCTGGTCGTACTCGACGCGTGCCGCCAGTTCTAGTCTGGGGCTGTTCATCGGTGGCCGGGTCGACGTTCTTCTCACTGGTCTCTTCTTCGGGCCGGTGGTCGTTGGCCTTTACCGCCTCGCTCAGCGGCTGACGTCGACGGCTGTCGACGTCACCGCGCGGGGGATGCAAGCTGTCGCACTGCCAGGCCTGTCGGGCATCCAGGATGACTCGACGGCGTTCGCGACCCGCCTCCTGAAAATGCAGCGGATCACGAGCATGTTGGCACTCCCGCTGCTAGGGCTCCTCGCCGGAGCTGCGTCGCCACTCGAAAAGATCCTCGGGCAGGAGTGGGAGGGCACCGCAACAGCCATCCAACTGCTCGCCATCATGCAGGCTTTCACAGCCATCTCGCTCCTGCTGGGTCCAGCACTCCAAGCCCGCAACCGACCGGGCACACTTTCGATCGTCATCTGGATCTCCAGTGGGCTGAAAGTCCTCGCGCTTGCTGCAGCAGCCTGGCTGGCGGGCGGCTCGGGTGGCCTAATCGTGCTGTGTGTTGCGATGATCACCGCCACGGCTATGAGTTCGATCCTGATCGTGGCTGTGGCTGCCCGAGTCTTAGGGGTTCGGCTGGCGGACATGATGAGCGCCTGGGTACCTGGCGGAGTAGGAGCACTTGTCGCCGTCGTTGTCACAGGGGGTGTGGTGTGGGTCCTGAGTCTGGCGCCGCTTCTCGAGTTGGTGATCGCTGGGGCTGCAGGTGGGCTCACTGCCGGGTTGGTCGTGCTGGCAGTATCGCCCGAACTGCGCGACGTCGTTGCCGTGGCGCGCGAGCGTTTGAGGCGTCGCCCCGCTGAAGTACGGACATCGCGAGGCCGAATGGATCAGGACGCATCGGCCGTGGAGCAGCCATGA
- a CDS encoding class I SAM-dependent methyltransferase — protein sequence MVRPGMRCPVCDAAELRPFYAQAGVPTHVGILWPTRREALECPRGDLELGYCTTCGLVYNTGFDASRNAYGHSYDNALHFSAVFQDYEQNLAQRLIDTYGIRDADVVEIGSGSGHFLGLVCALGENRGTGFDPSYDAEHAEPLPDRVRVVNEYFSRDHVDAEADLVVCRHVLEHVADPAGMLRSVREGIGDRSDTVLYLEVPNGLLALRRLSVGDLIYEHVSYFLASSLRTAVESAGFEILDLRESYDGQFLAVEARPAELPQRPSPTPPDPDVLADIQAFDERARERVTAWADQLAQLANDGERVVAWGAGAKAVGVFNLLGVTDAVDRVVDVNPRKQGTFLAGTGQAVVAPEALVTDPPGTVLVMNPYYATEIGQTLAELGVDAHIQTL from the coding sequence ATGGTGCGTCCGGGGATGCGCTGCCCGGTGTGCGATGCGGCGGAGCTCCGCCCGTTCTACGCGCAAGCGGGCGTTCCGACGCACGTTGGAATCCTCTGGCCCACTCGCCGGGAGGCGCTTGAGTGCCCGCGCGGGGACCTGGAGCTTGGCTACTGCACCACGTGCGGGCTGGTCTACAACACTGGCTTCGACGCGAGCCGGAACGCCTACGGACACAGCTACGACAACGCCCTGCACTTCTCCGCAGTGTTCCAGGACTACGAGCAGAACCTGGCTCAGCGGCTCATCGATACCTACGGCATCCGGGATGCCGATGTCGTCGAGATCGGCAGTGGGAGCGGGCACTTCCTCGGCCTCGTCTGCGCCCTCGGCGAGAACCGCGGCACCGGCTTCGACCCGAGCTACGACGCCGAGCACGCCGAGCCGCTCCCGGACCGGGTGCGTGTGGTCAATGAGTACTTCTCCCGGGACCACGTCGACGCGGAGGCGGACCTGGTGGTTTGTCGACACGTGTTGGAGCATGTGGCCGATCCGGCCGGGATGCTGCGCTCCGTTCGGGAGGGCATCGGTGACCGCTCCGACACCGTGCTGTACCTCGAGGTCCCGAACGGACTGCTGGCGTTGCGTCGGCTGTCGGTCGGCGACCTCATTTACGAGCACGTCTCCTACTTCCTCGCATCCTCGCTGCGCACCGCCGTGGAGTCCGCCGGATTCGAGATCCTGGACCTGCGTGAGTCCTACGACGGGCAGTTCCTCGCCGTCGAGGCCCGGCCCGCCGAACTGCCACAGCGCCCGTCACCTACGCCCCCGGACCCGGACGTGCTGGCCGACATCCAGGCCTTCGATGAGCGCGCCCGGGAGCGAGTGACGGCGTGGGCGGACCAACTGGCTCAACTCGCCAATGACGGCGAACGCGTGGTCGCCTGGGGCGCAGGGGCCAAGGCCGTCGGCGTCTTCAACCTGCTCGGCGTGACCGACGCCGTCGATCGTGTGGTCGACGTCAATCCCCGCAAGCAGGGGACTTTCCTCGCCGGAACCGGGCAGGCCGTGGTGGCGCCGGAGGCGCTGGTGACCGACCCGCCCGGCACCGTCCTGGTGATGAACCCGTACTACGCCACCGAGATCGGGCAGACGCTCGCGGAACTCGGTGTCGATGCCCACATCCAGACCCTCTGA